The Salmo trutta chromosome 22, fSalTru1.1, whole genome shotgun sequence genome contains the following window.
TGATATCTCATTGTTGTGTCATACCTCTGACCTGCAAAACATCACCTGCcaatggaatgggcagtcctacAGAGATGCTACCTATACCTTAAACTACAAGCTGGGAGCCAGGTAGCTGTTAACATACAAATGACCTCAACAAACACGCTACTCTACATGATTACAGCAAAATGTTCCACAGTGAGACATAAATGAAAGCAAAACTCATATTGCATTGTAAAACATACTTGGTGATTATGTATCATTAAACCGCTGTTTGTGTAATCTCTGCAGTAAAAGGGAGGGCTGGAGAAAGTGTCTGCAGAATGAGAACACCTCCTACCAATGCCGTTTCCATGGAGCGGAGTCCAGTGAGATACTGGTTAAACTCGGTACTGGTCCTGGTTCTCTCAAACGGACCTTCTATACTGAACCCTTCAGACTCAACAACAGCAGTGAGTTACACTGATAATAGATGACTTGGCAGCTGTGAACGCTTCCTTTCAGTTAAAAAAGGAGACTACCAGTATACTACATTGCCATTAAGAGTTAAACAAATGGAAAGAGGTGGAGTCTAGCATGCATTTTTCTAAATTTTTGAAGAATCTTTGTTgaaatacactactgttcaaaagtttgtggtcacttagaaatgtccttgtttttgaaagaaaatgtaatttttgtccattaaaataacatcaaattgatcagaaatatagtgtagacgttgttagtccattaaaataacatcaaattgatcagaaatatagtgtagacgttgttactgttgtaaattactatcgtagctggaaacggcagattttttatggaataggcgtacagaggcccattatcagcaaccatcacacctgtgttccaatggcacgttgtgttaactaatccaagtttatcattttaaaaggctaattgatgattagaaaaccctttcgcaattatgttagcacagctgcaaactgttgtcctgattaaagaagcaataaaactggccttctttagactagttgagtatctggagcatcaacatttgtgggttcgattacaggctcaaaatggccagaaacaaagaactttcttctgaaacttgtcagtctattcttgttctgagaaatgaaggctattccatgcgagaaattgccaagaaacttaagaactcgtacaatgctgtgtactactcccttcacagaacagcggaaactggctctaaccagaacagaaagaggagtgggaggccccggtgcacaactgagcaagaggacaagtatactagagtgtctagtgtctagtctactcaactggcagcttcattaaatagtacccgctcaacgttaacagtgatgaggcgactccgggatgctggccttctaggcagagttcctctgtccagtgtctgtgttcttttgcccatcttaatcttttctttgtattggccagtctgagatatggctttttctttgcaactctgcaactcgtttccagctacaatagtcatttacaacattaacaatgtctacactgtatttctgatcaatttgatgttattttaacggacaacaatatttgcttttctttcaaaaacaaggacatttctaagtgaccccaaacttttgaacggtggtgtgaATCTGTAACAATACAATCTGTATTATGGACATCaaataaatgaaatgaaatgaaattttatttgtcacatgcgccaaatacaacatcTGTAGACCTtcatgtgaaatgcttacttacaagcccttaaccaacagtgcagttcaagaagtgtTTAGataatatttaccaaataaactcaagtaaaaaaaattataaaaagtaacacaataaaataacaataacaaggctatatacaggggttactggtactgagtcaatgtgcaggggtacaggttagttgaggtaatttgtacatgtaggtaggggtgaagtgacaatTCATAGATCATTTTTGGGGCTTTTCTCTGAcacacctagtatataggtcctggatgtcaggaagcttggccccagtgatatactggcctgtacgcactaccctctgtagtgccttacggtcagatgccgagcagttaccataccaggcggtgatgcaaccggtcaggatgctctcgatggtgcactAATCATCTCTGTAAAACTCatgttatgtctctctctcctctctccatgttgCGGTCAGTTCAAACAGGCCCTCCAGGGAGGCTGAGGGGGCAGTGGGAGGGGGGCAGGCTGCGTCTGAGATGGGGTGCACCCCTACTGGCTTTGTCTCTCCACCTGATGTACCAGCTCCGCTTCCAGCATCAAGGGGAGGCCGTCTGGAAGGTACAGTACAGAGCCTACCTACAGAGCCTACCTACAGACCTGTTCTGTGGTAAACCCATAAACCTGGCTCTGTCCTTATTGCATATGTAAACAAGGAACTACATGTTTTGTCATGAGTTTGTATTTTGCAGTACAAACCAATAACTGGGTGCAATTCAGTGGAGGCTGAACTGAGCTGTCCTCCCCAAAGCCTCCACTGGTGTTattgtgtgttgtcctctctcttcAGCTGGTGACCCTACAGGTCCCTGAGAACAGTACTTGTCTGGACATTCAGACTGGCAGCCAGTACTTTATCCAGGTCAGAGCCAGGCCCAATGGGTCAGTCTACGCTGGCTACTGGAGCGACTGGTCACCCCCACTCACTGTGGACACACCTTCAGATATAGGTAAAGTAACACTTCTATGGAGACCATTTTCCATATCTGATTACATAAAATGTCTGCTGTACATGGGAAGATGGATACTGCTTGATAGTTCAAACCTTTTTGTATTCTGTGACGTTCAGGTAGGCCTAGAGAGGTGCAACCCATGAATAGTAGATATTACAGTCACTGCGCTTCTAATCAGGCAGGCTATTGTCATTCTCAAACTCTGGTTCTTTATTTGAACTCAGCAGGGGCCCTCTTCATCCTCTGCATTCCTCTCATGATGCTCATCCTATCAGTTGTGTTCCTCTCAATGTTCTCCAGGTATCTCAGGTAAGATGCTTTTTCAGTGTGTACCACCTACCGTAAACACACGTATCTTTTAAACCCTATTCATGGACATGTTGTGTACTCAATGATTTTTCCCCCAGTAAGCTCAAACGGTATCTGTGGCCTCCAGTCCCAAAACTTGACAAAGTACTGCACGGCTTCCTGACAGACATCAACGGCCAGACTTGGGTAAAAACATAATTGATTACAGTACACAGTAGATTAACATTATGGaactataatgaacaaaaatataaacgcaacatgtaaagcgttggtcccatgtttcatgaggtgaaataaaagatctcagaaattttccttatgcacaaaaagcttatttctctcaaatgttgtggacaaatttgtttacatccctgttagtgagcatttctcctttggctccccagtgggacggcctatgccctcccaagcccacccatggctgcgtccctgcccagtcatgtcaaatccatagattaggccctaatttatttatttctattgactgatttccttatatgaactgtaactcagtaaaatctttgaaattgttgcatgttgcatttttgtGTAGGTTAGATCAATTGAAGGGGTCACATTTTAACTGTGTGTTCAATGTGGTTTATCTTTATGTGGATGTGTTGGAAACCACTGGATCTGAGTCTCTGTACGTACCTGTGTTACCTCCATAGGACCCTCCCTTCATTATCAAGCAATATTCTGAGGAGACCCCAGCCTGTGTGGTGGAGATTATGTCTGAGAGGGAGGCTCCAGATGGAGGGAAGCTTCCCAGGGACTCCTCCTTACTACTCTCCCCAGAACGAGGCTCCGCTGGCGGGGAGGAGGAAAGGCTCCCCACCCTGGCCCTGGAGCTCAGCCAGGACTACGTGACCCTGGCCACGGATGACGTCAACCCCTGTTTCCAAGGGAACAAGTATGTGTATGACGGGGAGGTGGGGACAGAGTCTCGAAGCCTGGGGGAAGATGAGGTTCTCCAGATGAGGTGTCACTGCTCCTCCAACTTCCCATCATCCTCCAGTACCACGGACATCCTCAACCGCTCCTACATGCTGCTGGCCGAGCAGCCTATAGAGATACTGGACTGTCAGGACAGCAGCAGGGCCGGCAAGCTCTATGCCAACCTTTAGGGAACAAACTCAGCTAATGCAAACACCTGATTGGCACAGCTCAACAAAGGCACACAAACTGGACAGTTACAAAACATCAAAACAATATCCATTACATCACTACTAAAACAGGTCCTTGCATACGGCTTATTAAAGATGTATTTTTATGATTAATGGGATAATATATCAAGTGCACCCAAATCTGGATGAACGGGTATGGATATGTTGCACGGTCATACtatatactgtaaatatatatatatttaacttgtCACATATCTGTCTGTAAGGTATATACTGTAGAGTGCATttggaaaggattcagaccccttgattatcccacattttgttacgtttcagccttattctaaaatggattaaaacttcttcaggatcggtgtcccatccatgggacggttgagctaacgtaggctaatgtgattagcatgaggttgtaagaaacaaaaacaattcccaggacatagacatatctgatatgggcagaaagcttacattcttgttaatctaactgcactgtccaatttacattagcttttacagtgaaagaataccatgctattgtttgaggatagtgcacaactatgaacttgaaaatgtattaataaaccaattaggcacatttgggcaatcctgatacaacattttgaatagataTGCAATATTTCACTGGATCACTCTAAAACTTTGCATATGcagtgctgccatctagtggccaaagtctAACTTGCACCTGGCCAGGAATAATTCATTATgccctttctcttgcatttcaaagatggtacaacaACAAAACTTTCtctgtattatcttttaccagatcaaatgtgttatattctcctacattcatttcacacttctacaaacttcaaagtgtttcctttcaaatggtatcacgaatgtgcatatccttgcttcagggcctgagctacaggcagttagattttggTATGTAATTTTAGGATAAAATGTAGGTTTTTAAAGATAAAAAATCCTCTATTTACAATCcgtacaccataatgacaaagcaaaaagaggtttttagaaatgtttgcaaatgtattgaaattaaaaaacaaatatcacatttacataagtattcagaccctttactcagtactttgttgaagcacctttggcagcgattacagcatcgagtcttcttaggtatgacgctacaagcttggcacacctgtatttggggagtttctcccattcttctctgcagatcctctcaagctctgtcaggttggatgggaagtgtcgctgcacagctattctcaggtctctccagagatgtttgatcaggctCTGACTGGGCCCCTCAAAGACATTGAGAcatgtctcgaagccactcctgcattgtcttggccgtgtgcttagggtcgttgtcctgttgtaaggtgaaccttcgccccagtctgaggtcctgagcgctctggagcaggttttcatcaaagacctctctgtactttgtccgttcatctttgccttgatcctgacaagtctcccagtccctgccgc
Protein-coding sequences here:
- the LOC115158747 gene encoding thrombopoietin receptor isoform X1, with amino-acid sequence MGHTCHLSVDVMDLHLTSRVLSVWLWIIAGWVNVLGHGIVDEAVPHLSKKDVLLLAGDADPKCFTRTQYDFTCFWEAPGNTAYDFFYRNDNEEKEKRCKLTLQRTEKGEEEKVLHVCFFPCSDVFLFTLTHIRVVESSSNYTLFTRTISVEDQGLLEPPVNVSLHPTGQAGQFQVAWHASRDWKNNVHYGMRYSSQGLGERTELIRSMRSPIHSLVSLLPGEVVSVQLRVKPNGYSETETSGHWSDWSVPITAMVPQSAADISLLCHTSDLQNITCQWNGQSYRDATYTLNYKLGASKREGWRKCLQNENTSYQCRFHGAESSEILVKLGTGPGSLKRTFYTEPFRLNNSIQTGPPGRLRGQWEGGRLRLRWGAPLLALSLHLMYQLRFQHQGEAVWKLVTLQVPENSTCLDIQTGSQYFIQVRARPNGSVYAGYWSDWSPPLTVDTPSDIAGALFILCIPLMMLILSVVFLSMFSRYLSKLKRYLWPPVPKLDKVLHGFLTDINGQTWDPPFIIKQYSEETPACVVEIMSEREAPDGGKLPRDSSLLLSPERGSAGGEEERLPTLALELSQDYVTLATDDVNPCFQGNKYVYDGEVGTESRSLGEDEVLQMRCHCSSNFPSSSSTTDILNRSYMLLAEQPIEILDCQDSSRAGKLYANL
- the LOC115158747 gene encoding thrombopoietin receptor isoform X2, with amino-acid sequence MGHTCHLSVDVMDLHLTSRVLSVWLWIIAGWVNVLGHGIVDEAVPHLSKKDVLLLAGDADPKCFTRTQYDFTCFWEAPGNTAYDFFYRNDNEEKEKRCKLTLQRTEKGEEEKVLHVCFFPCSDVFLFTLTHIRVVESSSNYTLFTRTISVEDQGLLEPPVNVSLHPTGQAGQFQVAWHASRDWKNNVHYGMRYSSQGLGERTELIRSMRSPIHSLVSLLPGEVVSVQLRVKPNGYSETETSGHWSDWSVPITAMVPQSAADISLLCHTSDLQNITCQWNGQSYRDATYTLNYKLGASKREGWRKCLQNENTSYQCRFHGAESSEILVKLGTGPGSLKRTFYTEPFRLNNSIQTGPPGRLRGQWEGGRLRLRWGAPLLALSLHLMYQLRFQHQGEAVWKLVTLQVPENSTCLDIQTGSQYFIQVRARPNGSVYAGYWSDWSPPLTVDTPSDIGALFILCIPLMMLILSVVFLSMFSRYLSKLKRYLWPPVPKLDKVLHGFLTDINGQTWDPPFIIKQYSEETPACVVEIMSEREAPDGGKLPRDSSLLLSPERGSAGGEEERLPTLALELSQDYVTLATDDVNPCFQGNKYVYDGEVGTESRSLGEDEVLQMRCHCSSNFPSSSSTTDILNRSYMLLAEQPIEILDCQDSSRAGKLYANL
- the LOC115158747 gene encoding thrombopoietin receptor isoform X3, with protein sequence MGHTCHLSVDVMDLHLTSRVLSVWLWIIAGWVNVLGHGIVDEAVPHLSKKDVLLLAGDADPKCFTRTQYDFTCFWEAPGNTAYDFFYRNDNEEKEKRCKLTLQRTEKGEEEKVLHVCFFPCSDVFLFTLTHIRVVESSSNYTLFTRTISVEDQGQAGQFQVAWHASRDWKNNVHYGMRYSSQGLGERTELIRSMRSPIHSLVSLLPGEVVSVQLRVKPNGYSETETSGHWSDWSVPITAMVPQSAADISLLCHTSDLQNITCQWNGQSYRDATYTLNYKLGASKREGWRKCLQNENTSYQCRFHGAESSEILVKLGTGPGSLKRTFYTEPFRLNNSIQTGPPGRLRGQWEGGRLRLRWGAPLLALSLHLMYQLRFQHQGEAVWKLVTLQVPENSTCLDIQTGSQYFIQVRARPNGSVYAGYWSDWSPPLTVDTPSDIAGALFILCIPLMMLILSVVFLSMFSRYLSKLKRYLWPPVPKLDKVLHGFLTDINGQTWDPPFIIKQYSEETPACVVEIMSEREAPDGGKLPRDSSLLLSPERGSAGGEEERLPTLALELSQDYVTLATDDVNPCFQGNKYVYDGEVGTESRSLGEDEVLQMRCHCSSNFPSSSSTTDILNRSYMLLAEQPIEILDCQDSSRAGKLYANL